The window tcaaaaccattttgcaTACAGCCTCTCTAGAACGAGATTCACTGACTTAAAATTAATGTTGGGAAGTAGCGGGGGTGGAAATCTTGTTTTACTCAGTAAAAGGCATCCAAGTACTGACTATTAGCCCTCTGGGACTAAAAGCAGACTTCTTAGAAGTGAGTCTGGAGTAGAAGAAGCTTGAGGGCATGTTTTCCTGTTAGGAAGTTCGTTTTTTGTAATAATTTTACCTCCCATTAGGTGTCACTCTTCCCTTACAGATTGCATGTGGTAATTCTGCTTCTCAAAGACTGCTCATTTTCTGATCCAAACCAATCCAAGGGAATTCTATTGTCCTTCAACAGTGGGTGCCATAGATTGGAAAAAGTGTGAAACACTCTGAGTGCACATAACATTCCCCATTAGCCCAGAGCCTTAGATTTATGTTTACTTATCTAAATTCCCATGTAGTACTTGATTTTTCCAGCAAAAACTTTCTCTGCTGAAGCAAATGGGAGGGTAAGGAAATCATTTATATCCTTCAGACCAATTATCTATATATGTGAGATTATAAATTACTGAGAATTTGCTGATTTGTACTGGTAGGAGTTCCCTTATACTCATTTTCCctttatcagtgaaatcacagttctAATGCCTTACCTTGTCTCTATGCCTGTATGTTgccacatacatgtacacatatgtgtatacatgtacatatatatatatatattttttatatacttataattcCTTCTCATACATTTTGGTTTAAGTTTGTGTTTCAATGCAATGTATTTCAGCTATAATGATGTTGAGCCCATTTTCTGTTTCAATGAAGATTTAGCCATTGTTTTAACACTTTTGACAGCAGTTCACACATCTGTGTGTTTGAAGATTTTCTGAATGCAATTATTTGGCTATTCATTTAACCTGATACTTGTGAAGATATCTTCACGTGAGTGTTGATATTTTCAGGCAACAATTTCTTCTTCAGGCATTAAGTGAAAAGTGTTCTGTTGGTTGACCAAAAATATTTGCatagatcttttattgtcttatTGAACTTCCCTCCAGCAGATGAGGAGATATGATTCATGGCATAATCTGATCATCCCTTCTTCCTTTGGAAGcagtcaatttttttaaatgaaagaaatagattttatcAAGAATTAAAGCAGTATTTTCTAAACCCTAGTGAACTAAGCATATAAAGTACAGtatgtttaattttttagatCTACGTCTATATAAATATGGAATGTCactaaaagttcattttttaaatttcagagaaaagaagCCAAAACAACAAAATGGTGACCATGAGAACCTGATGAATGTGGTAagggtctgattttttttttttaaacagttgtaCATTTTAGCATGTTTCCACATGCCCAGGGCCAGAAGGAAGCCAGGCAGGATGCCTAAAATCAGCTTTGCCTCAGCTATTCTTTGTCCTTTGGGTTAGGTTTCAGGGAAATTTGTGTTTCTGAAAAAGCTTAGTCCCTACCATTTTATGCTTGTGTTGTTAGCCTAGTAATGTGGAAATCAATAGAAGAATTTCCCATAATCACATGATTGTCAATGCCCAGCCTTGAGAGTGtttaaattttcttgaatttgtggcagctctgtatTCTTTAGAGCTTTTGCTAATCCTAATCCCATTGTTAAGTGGATAGCTCAAGGGACTTGGCTTCTAACAGTCTATGTATAGGATTATGTCCTTTTGCATGAACCTTGCCAGCTCCTCCATGCCCTGGCCCCAGAGACCCATTGTTCTGATTGGTCTCAAGAGACTGGCATATGTCATTTGAACAGTAGCAACTCTAGGGAGTTTAAAACCTTGCCTTAGGTTATATCTGCCTCCAGAAATTTTCCTCAGGGGAAATGTACCTGATGATGACTCCAGGGAATTTGGGATCATCTTAGAAGAAATTTGAAAGTTTATGTTAGTTATGGTAGAGGATAATACTCTTTGCACAATGTTATGCTGGAAAATACTTCTCATAATCTTCCTGCTTTGGAACTTCTTTATTCAGTCAGCCTAGAACCAAGCTTGTATGAAAGGTTAGAATGTTAAAGATAATGCTTTTGAGAGTATTCTCCCCAGTAGAAATAGGTACTTAACTGGTGAAAGAGACTAAGGAGGTTtggtaaataaaagtaaatgcaCATATTGTATTTATTAGCAGAAGTTCTTGggaagtcagcaaacatttattaaatgcctcttaTATGTCCTAAgcactggagacacaaagaaaggcaaaaacagaacCCACTCTCAAGGAGCACAATCTAAAGGAAGAGACAATAAACAAACAAGATCTATACAGGATAAATCTGAGCCCTATATCCTTCAGAACCTACCCAAAAGACCtcatagtaaaatatatttttaaaaagaatgagtcCTCAACTTAGAGAAACAGAACGTTAGTGTTGGAAGAACCAAAATAAAGTCCAACCCAAAGCTAAATAGGAGTCACTTCTGAACTATCAACCTCTACCAGAATCAGATTAAATATAGTTGGcaaaagttaaacaaaataaataaaaatgcaacatagataatattaatttgtgattttctaagccGATATATGGCCAGGCCACATCTCTTTAATAAAGTGGTTATATACCATTtccttgaaagatctcaccttctcaaagaaaaatttgcaaattTTCGAGGCAacctattctacttttggatgACTCTAAATGTCAGGAAGTtcagggttgtttttgttttgtttattttgtttttcctttatatccACCATAAAGCCATCCTTCTGCAACTACCCCTCATTGTCTTTACCTCTGTTTGTTTTTTCAGGTCAAATAGACAATTCCAATGCTTATTCCACATGACAGCCTTTTAAATACTAAAAGACAGTTGTCAAGCTCCCACCcttaatacatacatacacacacacacacacacacacacacacacacatcccactCACTGCTTTAGGCCAGAGCCATAATTAAAGCAGGATGACTGGAACtttgccttccttctgttgatgatctccaatttatcttggaTATATCTTCTTTGCATAGAGTTGTCTGcatgctgtctcccccattagactgtgggGATTATCATGTAGAGATAATCATACACCCAAATATATTAGCAATTCCATACCTCTTATAGTAGTCCATTTGAAAAGGACTTAGTGTATCTACCAGGATTTTTACTTATCTTATAAGATGTATACTATACGATaggaatagaagagaaaaggaagattgaATAATTCACATCATTCATAGTAGTAACACAAATTGTCatgtgggaaaattagaataTGGGATTTTTTACTTCTGATAATTTTATACTGATATTTGGAATGTGGAGCAGAAGGGAAACAGCatgattttttaaggaaatgcTTTCAGTGTTGACAGCTTTGTTTTGACTTGTAAATTGCTTAACTTTACTATGGAGGTAATTTAAACAGAGATACACTACTGCCAATTAGTTACCTTCCTGATTATAATCATATACTATAGCTAAATTCTCTCTAACcacaattttaaacaaaatttgatcatGTTATGGCcacatattataatattttaattaaatttgccAAGGATTATAATGTATGAAGAGACTGACTactcctaaaaaataaaataaagtaaaatggagaaaaataaagtggtCCTGAAAGGTCAATTTTACTTCCAGATGTCCTATTTACCCTTATTTATATGTGTTCTTGAGAATAAGTAAGATttagaatgcaagttctttgCCATCAGGGactgattttgctttttatttgtatcccaagcacttatcaaagtgtctggcacatgaatggatgaatgaaatgagcattctttaagcacttactatgtgccaaacactgtggtAGGGGTGGGAATCTAAAAATTTGAGACAGCTCTCCTCTCAAGAAACTGACACCCTAATTGGaagagataacacataaaaggaagttcAGTTGCAGAATAGAGAAAATCCTGTAAGTCCTAATCGGCAATGTCTGGGCAGGTGACAAGGCCCAGGGATCCTTACATTGCATAATAGGTTAGACAACTATGTTTTTGTATAGAATGTCTAGAAGGTGGATGAATGATAAAACTTAGTGGTCTTCCATCTCTTTGGATGGAATAGAGTATATCACTCTCATCTTgcataaaaagtttaaataaccAGGTAGCCTAGAGGATTCTGCCTCAGGATTAGGGAAGGGGACAAAGGTCCCTCTCTCACCCATCTCTCTCACATGCCTTTCCTACCCTCTTAACCTAATATCTTTTCCCTTCACCTGCTAGGACTTGTGTTCTCTAGAAAGCCCTGGTAAGTTCTGGGTAGTCTTCTGGGAAAGTGATGAAGCCTAAGTGATAAAGGtttgctccttccctccctcttctttctttctctttttctcttttttttctttcttccttgcacTACTCCcaacaattcatttatttataaccttcttttctttttaaattttgaagtctctccctctctccctccaatcCATTTCTCCCCTACACatagaaaaggcaaataatataatattaattctaTCTGTGAAGTAATgcaaaacgtatttccatataggagagagagacagagagagagagaatgaattatacttcagtttgcaCTCAGggttcattagttctttctctggaggtaaatggcattttttcattatgaatcctttggaattgtcttggatcattgtattaatcagagttGCTAAGTCTTGCACAGTTGATCGTCATTCCAACATTGCTGTTACCAAATACAATGGTCATtcgttcttctcacttcactttgcctcagtttatataTGTCTTGCCATCTTTTTCTGCAAACAcccccctcttcttttcttataaCACATTAGCACTCCATttcaatcatatgccacaatttgttcagccatcctataactgatgagcatccttgatttccaattttttgccatcacaaaaagagctgctataaatattttttgtacatataggtgctttaattttttcttggatctctttagggtataaacCTAATAGGTGGTATTGCtaaattaaagggtatgcacaattttgtagCCCATTAGGTACAGTGCCTGATTGTTCTTGACAATGTCTGGACCAGTTCACTACTCTATAAACAGTTCATTAATgtaaccacaaaaagagcttctacagacatttttgcacatatcggtccttttcccttttttatcatttctttgggatgcaggcCCAGTAGTGACACTTCTTGATCAGAGTATATACttgtatagccctttgggcatagttctaaattgctctccagaatgtttggatcagttcacggttccaccaacaatgtattaagtgtcccagttttgccacatcccttcaaacatttatcattatcctttcctgtcatcttaaccaatctgagaagtgtgaggtaccacctcatagttattttaattcgcatttctctaatcaataatgatctggaccactttttcatatgactatagatggccttaatttcttcgcctgaaaattgtctgttcatatcctttgatcatttatcagctgGGGacatttttaactttatgttaaagttgggctctgatCACCTAGCGGGCACTGTTCCaagatttataatgaaaattttcagtgcttccaacGTGAGTTATCTTGTGAGAGGTACAGTCACTACTCTCCTGATCTAGCCTCTGATTTTTACCCAAGAAGGTCCCTGTGTCTTCAGCTCCCTTCTGATTGATCACAAGTGCTCCTCTCCTTTCTGGAACTACAATTGCTTATCAATACCAGCTGCACCCAATGCTAGCATAGAGtgtcctgtaatctctttctgatcagttgtCCAAACCCCTTTACCATCTCTGATCTAAGAATTCCCAAAGCTTCTGTCACAGTCTCTTTCAAGGCCCACCATTGGTGTTCCCATCCCACTCCAGACTTGTGTCCACCTCATTATTACAGaccttttttctgtattttctaagttgtctttgactAGAAAAATATCTGCCTTCAACCTTTTGTTGGTTCTaccactccaaaatttgatttaaggcattttttaaaaatagtattttacttttccaattacatataaaaatagttttcaacattcgttttttaataagattttgaagtctatgcttttctctctctatctcttccctcccctttccctaaatggcaagcaaccTGATATTTGAGGTTTTGAGgtatttattttcaaatctttgGAAGGGTAatgttgggagagttcatctGGGGCCCAGCTGGTACTTTGCTGTCTTCAGAACGTAATTTTCTATTGCTACATATTTCACATGAGggtattttttaaatcactttgttTTAACTCCTGTTACAATATGGAATATATTTCTTAActgttaaatgttcatttttttacaGCCTTCAGATAAGGAGATGTTCAGCCATTCAGTTACTAGTCTGGGTACTGAACTTCCTGCCAGCAGTGAACAAAATGGGGGCCTTACCAATGGAGACAGTAAGTTCTGCTGAGCTTTTCAATATGTAAAAATCCTATCCTACATACTTGATCATATTCAAAACTTAATGAATATCCAGAAACTTTAagtaatatatcattttaaacttGGCTTCTATCAGTTTACTCACTTTTAAAACCAGTTTTGTAATGTCAATCTGATTGAATTGCAGTTATTAAATTTTCTTCTGGCGCTAATATTTTTTGGTTCTACGGCTCCAAGTTATAATTTGCttccttttatataatataatctggATTAGCTGTGTACTTGTCATATAgaaggtccttaataaatgtttgtttgactGAATTAGGTACATAATAATCCTCACTGAAGTTCTACTGGAGCTGGAAGGTTAAACATCTGAAAACATCTTCCAACTTTGGTTAAGtctaaaaatttagaatacagatggtatttcattttttaaaaactagagtTACTGGTCCATAGCATTATACttcataaagatagttttttatgtaaaaatattggTTTAGTACTTTGTCTTACAACATTAACAGTTCATTGGCCAActagaatttagaattcagaCCTCATACCTTCTTATCAGGATTGATATGAAGGGGTGGGAAAgaatcaaaaaagagagagagagagagagagagaaatgtatatGTTCCACCTCTATGCTCATGGGTGATATTACTTCTAATATAGCCTTGTTGATCATAAACATGCCTTCAGAAATTTGATTTGATCACAAATGATGACATAATTTCTGTACCAAAACAATCTCACATAACCTGAAAGGACCAGTGGAGTCAGTGAACATAGAAAGAGGAAATTGCTCAGTAAGGGTTAAAATAAGAATCGTTATTTTTCCCACAAGAGGCACAAAAGGTGATTTTTGGGGTCTCTGGAAAAAGAAGtgttatatatacacactgaAGTATAGTAACTGCTAGGTACCATTTATAATGAAAGGCATGTGAGACTATTTATAATAGAGTGAAGTAATATTCTTTTGAGACAAATTGTATCCCTTTTTTGGTGGAGTAGCAttggagataaaaattaaattttgttgaagaaattaatttaaaacctAAAGTCATAATGGGTGAAGTTATTACAACTAAGTGCTAACAGTTTAAATTTGAGAGATATGCTAGtttatttccttccaaattaTGAGTAAAATAATAAGAATCTTTAGTCCATAGTCATGCTTTCTCCTTCAGGTCAAAGAAGATGAAGTATTATGATTTTTCCTCACTCAACAGTATAGTAAATCACACAGAGTAATGTTTTAGAGGTGATCGaatctctttcattctttttttcttctcctactaCTCTTGCAGTTCTTTCAGAAGACAGTACTATGACATGCATGCAACATTATGAAGAAGTACAAACTTCTATTTCTGACCTGTTGGAATCTCAGGATAGTACAGGAAAGTCAGCGAAATGTCATCAAAGTCGGGAATTACCTAGAATTCCTCCTAATGATACCTTGGATACTATTCTTACCACAAGCAATGTGGAGAGTGACCAGGGTCTTGGAATGGAAGGACCATATGAAGTTCTCAAAGATAGTTCCTCCCAAGAAAACATGGTGGAAGATTGTCTGTATGaaactgtgaaagaaataaaagaagtagGGACATCAGCCAACCTTGAAAAGGGCCAAAATGGAAGACCAAATTCGGTAACTGCTTTTAAAGAGATTCAGGGTCCTCAGGTCTTGAATAAAATTGAGTCTGCAGAATATGCCTCTGTGGACCGAAATAAAAAAAGTCGACACAGTGTCAATGCAGAGAGTATTCTTGGAAATTCCGTGGATGTAGAGGAAGAAGCCCCACCACCTGTCCCTGTAAAACTCCTTGATGAGAATGAAAATGTACAGGATAAAGTAGATGGGGAGACAGTAAATAAAGGGGCCACAGAGAGCACTGGCCAAATCAACAAGGTAAGCCAATTCTTTTCTCATATTCTTATACtataaaaaagggcaaaaattatTTGTGTGTAAAATTGACCACCAACTTTAGTGagagccttttaaaaattttattccagATACATACCATGTAACACCAATGGAGGCTTACATTCTACATGTCTTCAGGGAAATTGCTCTGAAAATGTTCATGCTATAAAAGCTTTAATGATGAAAGCTTTTTACTGACTTCTagaattaggatttttttcttctcacattACTGcagtgataatttatttttataaagaatctTAGAACTTTAGaacttagaactttttttttcaaattttcacaTTGTGAAATCTTAGAGGTGATAAAATAGAAGTAGAGATTATTTGCTTGAGGGTTAAAAGGCCGCAAAATATTACATAATCATCCTAAACCTCATATAAGTCATGTTTTGTCCTTACGATTTGTGTCTGACAGACATAAGTAAGAGAATCCCATGATGCAAATTTTTTATATAAGTAAATTTCATGTGAAGTGGAGGTTTTTCTTCATGatgaaaatatattaacaataataataaatgaaattattttttaaaaatgaagttttacaAAGCATAGAATCACAAAGTATCATATTTGAAGGGGAGCCCAAAGTCCAATTTGGATCTACAGCAAGAATCACTTCTCCATTCTCTCTAACAAGTAGTTGTTTATGCTGTGCTGGATTAATGTAAGTCAGTTATAACAACAactcaagaaataaaaatgggaaaatccaAAAACATCAGTCTCCATGATCAAAGTCCCTACAAAGGTATTCACAAATTTTATGTCAACACATATATTCCTATTTCAGAAAACCAAATGAAGCAAACCCTAGTAGAAACTATCACCAGGCATACTAGTTTGAATTGGTAACATgatgaaagaagagaagactggatttgaaatgaaaaattctgGGTTTCAGTATAGCTCCAACACTCACTAACTGAGCAGCTTTAGCCAAACCAAATGCTTTTGTCTCTgtgattttgttaaaaaaaaaaaaaaaaaaagtaatcatcaTAATTgcactacctacctcacagggctgccatgattaaaaaaaatctttaagctGCTATATGTGGgttttgctattattcttttagtacaaataaaaaataaacctcaTTTTCTGCTTCATGAGCAATAAAGACTTGTTAACAGAAGGACcaaaatttaagagaaataattttagcTTCACTATTAAAAACTCAGATTTGTAAAAGGATTAGtcataaaattacaaaggtaAATAAGACTTCAGAAGTCATCCAATACAAGCCATACCTGAATAAAAATACTCTGGCTCACTATGTTATTAAAtttgcattcatttattcataatttataatatacaaGGAAGAAGGCTAGGTACTATGAAATATAAAGGCCTAAATGACTGACtgaaataaaacagtccctgccctccaaGAACCTATATTTGGTTAGGGAAACACAATTAAGTGTAATACAAAGACAACTGAAGAGGGAGAGCTTTTGAGAACTGAGGAAATTAAATAAGACTTCATGGAGTAGACAAGTGATATATGACTTGAAACTTTGAAAGAAGATAAGAGATGAAGAGAGGAtgtattccagacatggggaatggcttgtataaACTCGTgaagattttaaatgaaatatgaagTTCAGACAACAGTTATTAGTTCAATTTGGATAGAAGCCAGGGTTCATGAAAAGGGTATAGCATGAGATAAAGCTGGAGAGATGGGTAGGGGACAAATTGCAGAAGTATTTAAATGCCAGGTTAAGGCAGACAGTTAGTAGGGGTGTATGACATGTTCAGACCTGTGATTTAGATAGCCACATCAAGGGTAGATTGGATCCAGGCTGAAAGAAGGGAGACCAATTTAGAGTCTATAATGCTAATCTGGGTGACAGAAGCTTGAATCAGAATGTTGGCtatatgagtggagagaaagaaacaaaatttgaaagatGCTGTAAAGCTGGAATCAGTAAGACTTGTTTAGGTATTAAATACTCAGtataagagagagggaaaggtcaAGGCTGATTCTcaaagatataaatcaggataaCTGCCCTTAACAGAAATAGGCAGGTGGGAACTAATAGCAAATTTAAGGGGGAAAGTCATGAGTTCTCTTTTGTATATGCTGAgtttaaaatacttcataaatgtgATTTATCCAGGAGGATTATTGACATTGTATAACTCAAGTTTGGAAGATCTGTTAGAGTTAGTATTAGATCTGGATGTCATCTGATGCAGAAGCTGATGAGATAACCAAGAGATTGACTGttgagagatgagaaaatggaaaccaTGGACACTCTTCTGAGGGAACATCTTCAGTGAGCATGAAAAAGCTATGGAGAACAgagtttttctgaattcaaatctagcctcaaatatttattggctgtgtgatcctggacaagtcacttaactctatgtgcctcagtttcctcttctgtaaaatgagctggaaattgcaaatcattccagtatctttgccaagaaaacccaaatgacaCTGGATGTCATTTGCAAAGAAATAATCTTGTCTGGGAGCTGATGAGATATCTGAGACAATGATTGTTGAGAGAGATGAAAACAGTGGAGATGGAAGGAGGGCATACAAAACAAGACCTTGGGAACACCCTGAGAACCAAAAGAAATCTGTGTCACATAAACCATCAAAGGACAGGAAGAGGGGAGTTGTAAATAGTATCTTGTAATCACTTATAATTTTACTGTCCATAAAGAGCAGCCAGTCAGCCTTAAAAGATTTCCAGTGATTACCTTATGAAGACACTCACTCCACTTTTATACAACTCTAATGATGAGggagtttttctttatatgaagTAAAAAATTAGCATTAGAATtaattcacatagctagtaagtgtgaggatttgaaatcagaaaaaatgagtcttcctgacttcagacctggcactctcTGTAGCTTCCATCCTTTATTTTAAAGTCTGTGAGGTCTATTCTTTCTACCATGAgacactttttctctctttgcccTTTTTGCTGTTCCTTGCACTTGAAACTCCCATCTTCCAATTCAGAGCAGTTTCACTGATTTTCCCTCATTCTTGGagaattctctctttttattactACTTCCTGAcatccttggcttccttcaagcctcaATCAACTAAAGTCTCATCTTCTA of the Sarcophilus harrisii chromosome 1, mSarHar1.11, whole genome shotgun sequence genome contains:
- the PAG1 gene encoding phosphoprotein associated with glycosphingolipid-enriched microdomains 1; translated protein: MGPEGSLLHGGQVHIIIWGSLAAVATFLLITFLIFLCSSCEREKKPKQQNGDHENLMNVPSDKEMFSHSVTSLGTELPASSEQNGGLTNGDILSEDSTMTCMQHYEEVQTSISDLLESQDSTGKSAKCHQSRELPRIPPNDTLDTILTTSNVESDQGLGMEGPYEVLKDSSSQENMVEDCLYETVKEIKEVGTSANLEKGQNGRPNSVTAFKEIQGPQVLNKIESAEYASVDRNKKSRHSVNAESILGNSVDVEEEAPPPVPVKLLDENENVQDKVDGETVNKGATESTGQINKRLSSLSYKSREEDPTLTEEEISAMYSSISKPGQTLKVPESTYSCIQEVAPKRSPSSGNDLYATVRDFEKNPNILPPPGVHSNGEPEPDYEAIQSLNKDEEKTVSMANGNHITFPKENDYESIGDLQQSKDITRL